ttcatgtcgcgaAAAAGGTTGTCAACTCCAATTCGCAAAACTGTCATGTCACGAAAATTTTATGCCActaaaatatcttgctttacagtattcaATACGAATCAAAGATGACCTTTAACCTGGAGGATTTGAGTTCTTCTGCAGCGTGGTTATGTAATGCTTCTCTTCcaccccacctccccccccccatcccccacccccattccaGAAGGCACCAAGCGGCCCAAGATGgaagagatgaagaagaaagagaggagaCAGGTCCGGCGACAAgtgaagaacaattttgaaCTCGCGAAGAAGGCCAAGGCGAGCTGGGAGATAATTAGACAGTAagtagtgatgatggtgaatGCAAGTTTTTGAAGGATGCCTGAGGATGTGGATGTgaattgttgtacattcttaTTGGTTTATTGTTATTCTGACCAATAGCAACACTCAATGGTATGATATGTGTGGTATAATTTCGATTGTGGGTTTTATttaccagggccctgttttatgaagagctATAATTgatcatatactgtaaaacgaggaatgttcgcgtgcattttaatttcgcgagcgccaagattcgcgaaattcaaatgcacgcgaaagttcttgtctacactatatgcattaaaCGCAaatggcaattcgcaaaaatttcatgccacgaaataGGTCGTCgcctccaatttgcgaaaatttcatgccgcgaatatatcatgttttacagtagttgatttctatcataagtctatgacAGCCTGTGTGTCAAGGgatttgaaaattgactttattttttttttttataaaatggggcccaggtatGTTAAATActaaatttgtatttctttattgtcTTGGTTTGTCGTCAGAGAGTTGAAGATAAGTAGATAAGCTTGATTAGATTCCTGTAAATTTATggtataaatgtgtgtgtgaatattttgATTGAGATTTGCTATATtagtgcaaaaaacaaaacaaaacaacaacaacaacaacaacatattaacATTTGTTCCCAACTTCATTTTGATGAACAGACATGACTGCAAAGCAGAGACAAGGaaaaaacacatcagtgagctGTGTGAGCTGCTGAAAGGCAGGGTCATGGAAGTGAGTAACAACTTTGTTCTCGTAACCTTGGCTTAATTACTTGTAAACTCATTAACTGATGTGACGATTTAGTTTTAAAAGATTCAAATGCTCCTATTGTATAATGTCAAATGAACTATCCCAATGTTGAAATTAGGTATAGTTTGATTTAAATaatctgcttcttttttttctttttctttttttgactgAAGCATTTTCATACTGTACTTATGATGTTACTGTATTTGAAAGGAGCCAAGCTCAAATGTGTTCATTCAATTCTATGAACTTTTCTAAGGTGTGCTACCAGTTAACGTTAGTATACTTAACCTTGGGTGTATAGAAAATATGTGTCATAACAAAACAAGCTTTGTCCACAGTGAGGCATTTATAGACACTTTACGATGTCATAGGCAAAATTTCTGACAAATATATTCCACAATTTACTTGCAATTACTAGATCTTACACCCTGAATCTTTgtgtttactgtaaaagtggatatttttcgcgcaactaatatttcacgctcggccgggtaagaagagttttgcatatttttgaTTCCGTAGAATCAAGacgtcaactactggaacatatggcaagcaaaaatatttgtgtgttttgattttcacgctagtttctggttgcgtgaaatgcacaaacatttccatttttagctcacctgagccgaaggctcaagtgagctattgcgatcgcccttcgtccggcgtgcgtcgtccgttgtgcgtaaactttttacattttcatcttcttcttgagaaccccatgactgattttcaccaaacttggcaggtaccATCCCTAACGTTAGGggaataggatctcaatttgttcaaatgggcaccatggctcaccttgggggccccaggggggcccaaaccccctaaaattaaggaatctttaaaaatcttcttctctagaaccagaagtgatagggcttagttaatactatgagttagtacattgatgactgtagttttaagtttgttcatgggggaatcaggggtgccccccttgggacccaggggagggggcttgggaggggtcctaatggggcctaacgttaaattgtacattttcatcttcactttgagatccccatgtctgattttcaccaaacttggtagttagcatccctagggggataggatctcaatttgttcaaatgggcaccatggcccacctggcagcccccagggggcccaaaccccctaaaattaaggaatctgtaaaaatcgtctctagaaccagaagtgacagggcttagataatactattagttagtacattgatgactgtagtttcaagtttgttcatcaTGGGATTggtggaatcaggggtgccccccccccccctttttgggacccaggagaggggatggggatgggtccTAATgggacctgaattgtacatgttcatcttcttttggaaaacctcatgatgaattttgaccaaacttagcaggtagcatccctagggggatagaatctcaattccttcaaatgggcaccatgtccctcttgggggcccctagccccccccccccccccccccccccacattgaggaatatttaaaatcttctactctagaaccagaaatggtaaagcaaagttaataccatgagtttgtacattgatgactttagctccaagtttgttcattgcagatccagggctgcctgcccccccccccccctccaccctggagttgaggaggggggatCCATATATGCAGacctaagtttccaatgttctcaggtatgagtgtgcaagaatgcatggaaggtgaaattgcgatactcaggtgagcgggtgacccccgggtctcttgttacaGTACCTATCACAATCTTTTAATTCAGGCAAAAAGTATATCAATGTTTCAATGATATTGCCTGAGCTATGTCTGTTAACATAAAACTGGCTCTAGTCAGCCAGTGATATAATAATATGATACTGTTTCCTCATGAGTCATTGTGCAAAATTTCTCTTTCCGCATTCTCTTGCATCAGCTGATGAAAGCACACGACTCTGTGAGGGTCATACAGTGCTGTGTGCAGTTTGGAACACCTGAACAGAGGACTCAAATCTTtgatgaggtcaaaggtcagtctTGCCTTCTTTATTTTAGACACTTTGATATAATCATGGCCTTTATTGCAGATGTTGCATAGTTCTACACCACATGTAGTAATTTGAACCACTGTACTATGTAATattcaatttctttatttttacctccgccaagggaggaggttatgttttcgttacggttggtttgtttgtttgttcgttagttagttagttagtttgtctttgtgcaaaataactcaaaaagtagtgaacggattgagataaaacttgcaggaaaggttgagaatggcacaagtaacaaacgattaacttttggtagtgatccgaaaatttttggggaatttatgaaggatttttgatattttggcagatagggtcaatgaacttgggagttcaggctgcgcgtatttgaggtttgcatgtgcGCACTAAAtttgcatgctctagtttctgctagggtgaggcgcgccgtgcagctgagggtttatgacgtaacaaaggcttctatatcgggaaatcgggcgactttcagcacacaatgcatgCTATAAGTACATatgtacgtatgggtggaaatcactgatatctctatggaagaacaagatcagtggtggaaatgagctgcatgcttggcggaggtctgtgctctcagagtgcttctctagtttccatattactattattgtctTATTTGATGATGTCCCTTGTCTCCATTGCATATGTTTAAATATTTTGCTTCCCATGGTATAACTTGATACAAGTACCGCTTATTTTTGAAGTATGTGCAACAGTaagttttatatacatgtattttcttgtttctcCCCTTCCTTCTCAAAAGAGTGAAATTGTTGAAATCACGAGTGATGGCCCTCTAGTAATTTCTTTTGATAACAATTTTTGCAGAAATGTCAACTAATCTCTCGGCATACCTAGACCAGTTCTTAACCCTCACTCCTCAACAGAGAATGCACAGATATTCAGTTGTTTCTATGCTATCATTTCTCCTTTCTCAAAGATGACATTGTTGAGCTGGCAAAGTCAAAGTACGCCAAGTTCTTCGTGCTGAAGATGCTTCGCTACGGCACGCGGGAGCAGCGCGCCTTCATCATGCGCGCGTTCCACGGCAAGGTGTGCCAGCTGATTCGGCACAGCGAGGCGGCAGAAGTGGTGGAGGAGGCGTACAACAACCACGCCAATGCACAGGACCGGTCCGCCCTCATGGAGGAGTTCTACGGGGCCAGGTTCGCCGTCTTTAAggtaatttaatttgatttgatttgattcatcgATTCTCTGCATGGCATCATGTACAATTCTTAGTTTAGcaatataatcaaacataatataaacaaatataataCTCAAAATAGCTAGTTTCTACAATTTTCATTGCACATACATCTGTGACATGATTATAGTATATGTGTTATGAATTAGAGTACAGAACTGTTGCCAAATAGCTATATTGCCAATAAAAAGCTATAAGCTTGACCCTTTGGCAACCGATAATACAATACGGTATAAATGCAATGGCCTATCTAATGCAACGAATAACTCAAGGGAGATGGGTAGGACCAGGACCTGTGGATAGTGCACAGTTGTGAAGATGCGCCTTGGGCACATTAGTCATGTTGAATTGgagcattataagtaccctgtattattatcgTGAGTAGATGCGGAAGATCCGTGGTTCAATTCCACACAAGGACTAGTGCATGTTTTTAAGTTATATTCAGGTCCCTTTGATATATAGTTACTGTGAATCAAAATCTGTCTGGAGTGAGCATCAGCTCTCAGAAGGACCCACTCACCAGAAACTTTCATGTGACCAGTATTTTCTAatcatcttaaagggatggtatgttATTGGTTGGGGTGAGGGTTcagcttttaagtttttgctagttacttagaaaccactttatgaaatgttgaagagcatacaattctaagaggaattcaaagtttatttgatgaaaattagatctgaaatggctgagatatccaaaaaaaaaacaacaacaacaacaacaacaaatcccaataaaaggtaggtcttaccttttattaggatcgctctgttttggatatctcagccatttcaaaacaaattttcatcaaataagctttggaTTCCTCTAAGAATTAAATGCTTTTtcctatttcataaaaggtttctcattatctcataaaataatcatcaaaatagGTTGGAAACCttaagccccatctcaaccgaaactgtaccatccctttaacctgttgtgtgctttgagtgctgaatAGACAAAAAACTCATAGCATTGCACACACTGCCCAAAGTCCCTTGTACAGAAAGGATTTAGCACATGGTGAACTGCAAGTCTGAGGTTCCTGAGTCTCTCACAGTGAAAACGTTTGGAGAATCTCAAAGTGCTTTCACACATTCCAACAAAGGATACGGTAGTCATGGAACAGAGTAGTCTTTCCTGCAACATGTCATCACCTAGCAACACGTAGCAATCCCATTGCATTCTTCCTATGAAATTGTCATAGTTTACTAGTAATGGTATCTTTTCTGAATTGCTCTATGTGTTTTAATAGTAACATAATGATCTGAGATGCACATCTATTGATCTGAATATATTTAGGAAGACTCTGTTAGAaatataatatttattttgtgttttggcTGTCTTTGTTTCAGGCATCAGGCATTCACACCCTAGATGACATCCTAGAGAAAGACCCCACTATGAGGCAGAGCATACTGGAACACATGCTGAAGATACTCACACCCCTTCTTGACAAGTATGAGTTACTAATGAATGACTCTCAAACTGTGAAATTCTAGAGTACTCAAAACCTCAAGTGCTGCATTTATTGGTGTATGAACCAgacttttgttgttattttctagAAATACCCTAAGGATAAGCCTGCTCGGAGTTAGCTCATAGGCAcgttggtacgaatgacctttctttttttctcagtcggttaggggcacttcgcTCATTTGCAGGACAACATTATGCATAAGTTTTATGTAACAATATGTTGGATTTAACagttctgtaaaaaaaaaagaagaagaaaagaatgaacaagcATGggccagatgaccagaatgatccatcattaCCTACATGCCTactggtacgaatgaccttttttctgcacatgcgcaaagTTGAACTCCAAACTGGCTGATAGGGGATGCGGGTTATACATGGTAAATTCTGCTCACAAAAATAGTCTTAGTCTGAGGCATAGGAATCTGGAGGATTTGAGGTGATACATCACATGATATCTGTGTTTCCAGTTCATGCCAAGTCGATGTGTGGTGGAGATGTGACCTTATATTCTGTGTTATGTCACATGTGCAGGGCTGTGATCAAGCACACCATGGTACACAAGGCCATCTACGACTTCCTGGTACATGCACCAGAAAAAATGCGAGGGGTGAGTTAGGTTGATTTTTAGAAGTTCAGAAGTTACTGAAACTTTTCTGAAGCCCgtcatcatttattttttcaattcatttttgtcTGTATGTGATAATTACCAGAGCAATAATGGTTCAGTGGATCAGACCTAAGACTCTTCATTGTTAGGTTCCTGGCAGAAATGGATGCACCCTCAGGTTTGTCATTTAAATATTCAGTGCCCCGTCAATGCTTAGGAGGGGACTTCAAGCCCTTGGTCCAGAGATAGAATACACAACACCCAgacaaaacattaaaattgaATCCAAGCACACTTCATGGTGTAAATGTTACCTCCATGTCTACTCTGTCTCATCTTTACTAACACTTTGATTTTTAATACTAAGTAGCTTCATGAAATAACGATGACTATTTAGAGAATCATTGCAttactgtaaaaattttaaaaataatgaattgaaTGGACAACATTGCATAACATTTCTGAATGTTTCTGTCGATCATTTAAAACTGGCCTCGAAAGCACACCACTTTGAATGCTGAGTACCTTCATGAAATGACAGCAAAAAGAATAATTGAATAACTTTAACAActtgtaaatatcaaaataacaaaGTGAAAGGACAATGCAAAACTGTTCTTGATGGTTCTTTAGACCGTTTATAACCGTTCTTAGAAATgaacacacactctcacactgAATTTAAGGATGTTAATCTCAGTTGGTGTCGCATCTGCCTCCCAGTCCAAACAATGCTGGTTCGAGTCTCGAGTCTggctgagcaatgttgtgtgtaccATCTCGTCTAGTAAGAGGCTAACGCTCTGTCCCTCAGTATCAACCAGACACATTGTGCCATACGAGGAAGAATAAGCAAACAGTGAATTTTTGTTCaccacattttttcttttttggcagGAACTGATAGAGTCATTAAGGGAGGTGGTGGTACAGATCCTTCACACACTGGACGGAGCTCGGGCTGCCATGTACTGCCTCTGGTTTGGAACTGCCAAGGTAAGAATACAATatgttctcattttatttttcagtccTATTTTCATGGAGCCATTGTAGAGTACTCATAATTTTTGTATTTGCCCTCATGCTTATTACTCCACTTTTTGTGCGCCAATTagaagaaaatgaatggaaatgcaatgataataataatttgaaaatatatggGCAGTGATGCAAGAAAAGGGCCCTTGGGGCATGGAACACCGAAAATGAGTTTTATGGCCATATTGTAGAATGAACTCTGACGTATTTAGATATATGCAAACTGCTTTCTGAATTCCACTCCCAAATGCCTCAACtattgcatttaaaaaaagCATGTTTTGCCCAAATACTGCCACTTTTTGATGCGCCTATGCATTTGCATGTAGCTAGATTGTTGATCTTTGTTTATGCGTATTGGTTTGTCAAACTTGTCAAAACGCCGTTTTATGGCCTTTGTGCATGGAAgcgctaagggcccttttctcgcatCACGGCTCATATATATTATAAGTACAAGTGAAGCAGACCAAACATCAGCAGGCTTGCCTGCATTTAAAACTTTGCTTCTAGGAAAAACGTGATTTTAAAACATGGTTGACAGAGGGGGATTTTAAAGAGTTTCTCCTGAGGATGTTTCCGGCCCGGGCAAAATTCTTGTGTCTCGCTGAGCAACATTGTGTGTAATTATACCGTctcctctagtaagaggcaagaCACTCTGCCCCTCAGTATCAACCAGACTTGGACTGTGCTATTGCACATCTCGAGCACAGCGTGTCTCTTTGCAATTTATACTCTCATTGGTACAACTGTGACATTATTGAAACTGTGTTTGAGATCGTGACTGGGTTTATGAGACTTTCAAATCCTTGTTTTCTAGGGAAACATGTTTTTGAATCACACCTCCACTGTGCGTATCAAAACCATGTCTCAAAATGGTGGTTGTACACAGTGTAATCTCGACTACCGTTTATAGCAAGATTTAAATCACGAAACCTGGTTTCAAAACCAGGTTTAAGGCCAGAAAAGTTTGCTAGAAATGCAGCCATAGCTGAAGCATTCTTTACAACACAATTACAgctgtgatatattttttgtcatttgtatCAAGTGAGGCAAGTTTGTTGATCCTGCAACAATTTTCTGAGCCAGAGTTGTGTCTATCTATAGTATcaactactgtatatgccatatattcattgagtctaatttttcactaatcgggacttcccatcaatttcgcaagtggttgaatttgcgGTTGTGAAGTACAGTACTGAAtgtagaaatgtatgcatgcacatcacattcatgttgggatgagagttgatatttttgtgtgtttttagatTTGCAAACAGCACCCGACTTGCAAAATTcccgaaaataaaaaccttgtgaaatattcagCCCATACAGTAATTGTGGACAATCAGCGTATATCACAAGCATAGCAAAGTTGTGACACTATTAAGCAGTGGGAGGTGATACATGCTTCTAGCTTTTGTTTTATCCCTTTATCATGAGACTCAGACTAAAATGCCAAATGTTGACATTTGTGACTTCCTGTCCTTTGATTTGCGTCAGGACCGAAAGATCATCATCAAGTCTTTCAAGACATACGTGACAAAGATCGCCAAGGAGGAGTTCGGGCACAGGGTCCTCCTGGCCCTCTTTGACTCCGTGGATGACACCAAGATTGTGGGCAAAGTCATCATTGAAGTGAGTATGGGGCCTCAAAGTTTTCCAGTTCAATTATGATatatcagggccccgttttatcaaaagataaaatcgattttagatttccttaccacacaggctgccatagacttacagttgaaatcaactatataatcaattttaactcttcagaAAACAGGgccagacctcccaaccattctgaatttggaggaaagaatctgaattttgaccattcccagctcttATTTCAATAGAGTTTCCTATTTTTCCATGATTATTTTACTACATGATCCTGCCGTGtatgggaactgctctttctttcctcacTGTTGcgccaaatcatccctatttttcagttagaaaggttgggaggtctgtggTATCATTAGCAGAAAGGTTCAGGAGGACATGTAAACAAGGGCTAATCATGCtgtaaggaggggggggggggggagggagtttGCCTCACGAAAAAATCATAGGCAAGACGTGTGCCATTTTGCTCACAACTGCCGAGCTTCATCGAGCACAATGAGACACCAACACAAGGGATGTCCATCCACCTCCACCAACAGTGTGGCAATACATCTTAGATGAGATCCCACCTGTGATGTCCGTGAAGGAGCCGCTAAACCGGACTGTCAACCAGTGGACGCAGTAAGGCGCCCTGCCGGGGCCCGTCCTGGAAAAGATGGCATGCTGCCATCTAGAATTTTGCATGCACGTTATAACTTACATGCACGTACCACCATGTCTCATTGTACGTGCTTGACGAAGCTCAGCAGTAGCCAGCGAAACATCATACATCTTACCtgcaatttcttcacgagacaAACAATTATTTTTACCCGAAACATCATAGAATTTACTGCGATGGTCAACCTCTTCACAAAAGCTACTTAGTCAATCATGacccaccccctttttttttcaacaggaGCTGATGAAGTCTGCCTACGAGGTGGCGACAGACCAGTACGGCCGTAAGGTTCTATTCTACCTCCTCGTCCCGAGAGATCCGTCTCACTTCCATCCGGACATCGTCAAACAGCTGCAGAAAGGCGATGACAACCCAGTCAGGTAGGGACGGAGCTTATtattgcatatacattgtattcctGAAAAGGGGGATCTGCTGCATAATTGATGCTCATTTAGACACACAGGGGGTGcaaattcattttatgattcaaTTAAGAATCAATTCTCTTATCAGTAAGACTCCATGTCCTTTAGCATAGCCTGTCTCTCAAACCAAATGGCCTGTGTTTAATTTCAAAGTCCAACTGAGCAGTGTTGTGTGAAATCATACTGTgtcctctagtaagaggcaaaacactctgccCCTCGGATGGggcataaaatggaggtcccttGAGTAAGTTAGTCATGACTTATGCGCATAAAAGATCTCACTTCATTtaattcattgcaaagagcagggttgTAAACCAGTGAAGTGGTCCGCTTACctacccacaaaaaaaaaaaaaatgaaaaagaaattgggCAAATGATGCCAACCCTGTGTGGTTTACCCCAAGTGACTCGCAACAGTTAGCAAATGGTATCAACCACGCACATTGTGGCATACTAAGAAGAAGATAGAATTTTCAAACACACTTCAACATTGCTTTTAATGCAAAGCTGTGTTTGCATGAAAAATTAAGTGATATTACATCAGCGTGTCAAGATTCTGTGTACTGTAAATAGTATTTCGGTTTTTGTAATTTAATACCAACAACATGCAAGAGAATATGACAACCcaatgcagtggcggatccagagggagTACAcagccccccctttattttatgttaaaacaaaataaagaaaaagaaaaaatggaggaggGCGTGTGTGCtcgcctttaattttgtaaaaacatcccccccccctttacggagtttctggatccgcccctgtaatgtcAGCAATTTGTGATGGTAGGCAGCTGTCAGTCTTGAAGGAAATGCAAACCACCCTCTTGTGTTCGTGTCATTGTAGTAAGAAGGACAGGACAGTACGGAGGAAGGAACTCCTTGAGGCGGCCTCCCCAGCCCTCCTCAAGCTGCTACTGACCCACACCAAGGAGATGGCGTACAGCAAGTCCAACAGTCAGCTGGCCTTGGCTATCCTGGAACATGCACAAGGTAATAAAGTGACATACGACCTTCATGCACCAAAGCCAGGCGTAAACCCCCTGCCGCCCACAGGTGGGAATTCCCAGGAACATGAATGCACAGCTCATCATGTTTTCCTTTGCGATGGGTTAAGCATTTTGCATGATTAAGTTGCCACAAGAAAGACATAATGAAGCAACAAGTATTGCGAGGACTGGAGAAAGCAGCCAGAAATGATGCATCACTCATTACCCcagggtaccgtagtacccctggtaaccgcgttgtgtagcgccacctcaggtccactcgaggacagccagagaaaaatgcatgcactgtgtgtgcgtggacatagtcattcccatgccactgcatgttatactatgcgtgcatggaagctgcgataccactagcgtgtgctttagtgcagtgcagtgcagtggctggCGCGcactagctccagcaccaaaataatttgctctttttggcacccagggtacaacctttttaaaaaaaaaaaataagtcaacaaaatggctgatttttatttggtaccccacgataccatttatgtcatcaaatgCTTCAGCTTCACTCACACTGAAAAGAATTGACCTCTTCATCTACTGATTGGGAAGAAGATATTTTTGTCTCCATCTGGATATGgttaatttcttcttttatttagTTTTGATGGGATCCTTTGATTGTTCCAATTTTAAATGGGTAGGGGGTTATCTATTTGCTGTCCCTCTCCATGTTGCCACAATTTCCTCTAGTGATATGTTGTGCATTACCCCATTTGCCATTATCAATATaactgtgatgatgatgatgatgatgatgatgacgaggaggaggaggaggaggaggaggatgaggaggatgatgaggatgatgatgatgatgatgatgatgatgatgatgatgaggtggtggtggtggtggtggtggtggtggtggtggtggtggtggtggtcgTAACTAGTTATGatgttgataattatgatgatgatggtgatggtgatgatgatgatgatgactatgatgatggtgatggtgatgaagatgatgatggcgatggtAATATactggtgatgatgatagtgatgctagtgataatgatagtgcCAAAGAGCAAATTTTACCCCTGTTCCTTATGGGCTCTGACAATTTTCTTCCCACAAATTGCCATCATTATAAATTCCTAGCAGAGTGAATTCACTTGAGGAAAGAACAACGACAAAGGAACTGGAAATTGTTTCATTGttgtaaatatttttcataAGGCATGTATCAAGAAGGATCTTTAATCCATGTTTTTGGAAGGCACTAGAAATTTCTCTTCACAACCTGCAATCAACATGTTGCGTTCAAATTGTCCATACTTTCAAAAAGGAATAATAAAAGCTgctaggaagaaaaaaaaaaatgtgtgtggtTACGGCAGGTTTTTGCCAAGGCAGCTCAGATTACTACAAAGGCACCTTTACATTACTATTAAAATGGCACCTTTTATCTTCCTTCTAAAAGGTGACAAGAGTTCGTCCTTTGCCATGTTTGCAACGCTAGCTGCGGAGGATCTCGTACCCATCCTGGTCAATGACCCCAGCAGGATGGACGAGGTGAGTGCGTAATTGACCTTGGACCTTTCCACATCTTCATGTCATAATGTCTTGTGTACTGTCATTAGGCAATATTTGAGGCAAAACGTCAGCAGTTTATACCCATTTAAAGGCACtatataccatttgcagataaaacaaaaactagctGTAGTGCTTctaaatagttctaaaatgtgagttagggatggaaacGACCAATGTAACATTGttgatcagtataatcaatgttaagtattgttgaatacagtcaacctcggatacctcgacgtcggataagccgaatatcgcTTACCTCGggtgcaaaatgaaagtcccgattgttcctatggagtttccgtgtattaaaattcgcgtagctcgaagaaaataactcgaagttcggttacctcgaagtgaaatctaatgtcccgatcttaa
Above is a window of Diadema setosum chromosome 4, eeDiaSeto1, whole genome shotgun sequence DNA encoding:
- the LOC140227096 gene encoding pumilio homolog 3-like gives rise to the protein MEQTSVKRKGSKRDSTGPEPKKHAGGLSEGEKNSKSSKTKQKFAKATMSKGGRDSTRFQKPAPKRQEQKNKWKAGEKRKKNKDGNSEGTKRPKMEEMKKKERRQVRRQVKNNFELAKKAKASWEIIRQHDCKAETRKKHISELCELLKGRVMELMKAHDSVRVIQCCVQFGTPEQRTQIFDEVKDDIVELAKSKYAKFFVLKMLRYGTREQRAFIMRAFHGKVCQLIRHSEAAEVVEEAYNNHANAQDRSALMEEFYGARFAVFKASGIHTLDDILEKDPTMRQSILEHMLKILTPLLDKAVIKHTMVHKAIYDFLVHAPEKMRGELIESLREVVVQILHTLDGARAAMYCLWFGTAKDRKIIIKSFKTYVTKIAKEEFGHRVLLALFDSVDDTKIVGKVIIEELMKSAYEVATDQYGRKVLFYLLVPRDPSHFHPDIVKQLQKGDDNPVSKKDRTVRRKELLEAASPALLKLLLTHTKEMAYSKSNSQLALAILEHAQGDKSSSFAMFATLAAEDLVPILVNDPSRMDEMHLVEHPSGHFLVRRLLAFEKSQREKEGAELKSTLSDCLLEELSDENIRSWARVNRGAFVLASLADCGNEDATERIRTVMQEWGKGFAKLSSKGVAVLREKLQMD